The following are encoded together in the Stegostoma tigrinum isolate sSteTig4 chromosome 20, sSteTig4.hap1, whole genome shotgun sequence genome:
- the c20h10orf88 gene encoding ATPase PAAT encodes MERVSVRAAWPCGLGRLRVSVTECDSDDGEVAACAELVTLERPQTNTVETPCILYLRFSPQQPADIVFVEVWSEARMMEVYTGEYCGTSRGLRLDNLHLNGDHEQICLFKKYFKLDIPSSSCELKLLSLGGKEKVRIGKILLGIKNASVGISRGFSPLGKSIDMERVQTMMDSMGAKLSPGAQQLFSMVQFQQKNQAAIGGLFQGLLGRKDVTEVGKIVNSPQMFTTQSEGGVISSHVFSNTDPLPSSKLEETKDLEGVTIFNAESTQTIDGSVLPIGANNKKRTSDSEDSTKDVDQQKFERGDLKELVSTFLCKQSNGEPNVFRSEMLPFLRDLCGQVNELRLEEKVKVTENSTATEDRTNDGHYQEALCSKLEKHIAEHMESIERRLKDYIDCRINMLQADLDEKFISLTKLLETIVLNRTVTKNYEHDTLLTNGEL; translated from the exons ATGGAGCGGGTCTCGGTCCGAGCCGCTTGGCCGTGCGGCCTGGGCCGGTTGCGGGTCTCGGTCACTGAGTGCGATTCGGATGATGGAGAGGTCGCTGCCTG TGCAGAACTTGTTACTTTGGAACGGCCTCAAACCAATACTGTGGAAACTCCATGTATACTCTATCTACGGTTCTCTCCTCAACAACCTGCTGACATAGTCTTTGTAGAGGTATGGAGCGAAGCAAGAATGATGGAGGTTTACACAGGAGAGTACTGCGGAACAAGCCGTGGCCTAAGACTAGACAACCTACATTTAAATGG TGACCATGAACAAATCTGcttatttaagaagtattttaaGTTGGATATTCCTAGTTCATCCTGTGAACTAAAG CTGCTGTCTTTAGGTGGAAAGGAGAAAGTACGAATTGGTAAAATATTGCTGGGAATAAAAAATGCTTCAGTTGGGATCTCGAGAGGCTTTTCTCCATTAGGAAAAAGCATCGACATGGAACGAGTACAAACGATGATGGATTCAATGGGAGCAAAGCTGTCACCTGGAGCTCAGCAACTCTTTAGCATGGTCCAATTTCAACAGAAG AATCAAGCAGCAATAGGTGGACTATTTCAAGGTCTACTTGGAAGAAAAGATGTAACAGAAGTTGGAAAAATTGTGAATTCACCGCAGATGTTCACCACACAATCTGAGGGTGGTGTGATCTCTTCTCATGTATTCAGCAACACTGACCCATTGCCTAGCTCAAAACTGGAAGAAACAAAGGATCTTGAAGGAGTAACCATATTTAATGCTGAATCTACACAAACAATAGATGGCTCAGTCTTGCCCATTGGAGCAAACAATAAAAAGAGAACTTCTGATTCTGAAGACAGCACAAAAGATGTAGATCAACAAAAATTTGagagaggagatttgaaagagCTTGTATCAACATTTCTGTGCAAGCAAAGTAATGGAGAACCAAATGTCTTTCgttctgaaatgcttcctttcCTTCGGGACCTTTGTGGTCAGGTGAATGAACTTCGTTTGGAAGAAAAGGTTAAAGTTACTGAAAATAGCACAGCCACTGAGGACAGAACCAATGACGG GCATTACCAAGAGGCTTTATGTTCAAAATTAGAAAAGCACATTGCTGAACACATGGAGTCCATAGAAAGGAGACTGAAGGATTACATTGATTGTCGAATAAACATGCTACAAGCTGATCTTGATGAAAAGTTTATTTCACTCACCAAACTGCTTGAAACTATTGTCTTGAACAGAACTGTAACTAAAAACTACGAGCATGACACACTTTTAACAAATGGggagctttga